Proteins encoded within one genomic window of Geotalea daltonii FRC-32:
- a CDS encoding LPS-assembly protein LptD, with protein MKLSRALGPFCKILFFLACASSAMATDVSPSGPVRISADSLSYAERSSSFQAEGNVRIRYDGVTLLSDSAVFSEEEGEAIAEGNVVLEKGEDTLHGDRVRLNTVTEQGEVANGYLFLKKPNFHIRSGLMSKVGTDDYHMERGAFTTCDGDSPSWHFTARNLDLTLEEYATGSDVLFYVKDVPLFYLPYFIFPVKTERQSGFLFPRLGNSTKKGFYLDIPFYWAITPSQDATLNLDIQTKRGVGTGIDYRYMAKGGSEGSIAGYGIYDTSQSRFRGDILQRHVDATAGSLTFRSDINLVSDRDFYRDFTNDAGEYNRQYLDSRAALTKHWQDQVLNAELGYVQNVDIGSSDKTTLQRLPSVSFTAVRRKIGDSPFFFSLDSSAVNFYRPQGIEGQRFTVHPTVTSYFQAGFLDLSASAGYSQRLYNAYGGDSGNGTHGEGVADAGLTVSSRFARIFDTRMLSMPKVRHLLIPEVAYSFVQERNQDELPFFDYDDRMLGQNLVTLSLANYVTGKFTQADGSSLYREIMFLRLSQGYQATGSRRDLLTLVDEGRSLTDLRIQSRLSPMNGLSLDLDSRFNTYRGSFSSTILAAGYDGENGNRFGVGYRFTRDSLEYLEGTLGVGLVKPFVFNYTGRYSFDKGDFLESIYALEYKHQCWGVTLSYRDRPDNREFMLTFTLAGVGAVGPLKTF; from the coding sequence ATGAAGCTTTCAAGAGCCCTTGGGCCGTTTTGCAAAATTCTCTTTTTCCTTGCCTGCGCCAGTTCTGCCATGGCCACCGATGTTTCTCCATCGGGACCGGTGCGTATTTCTGCCGACAGCCTTTCCTATGCTGAAAGGAGTTCGTCTTTTCAGGCCGAAGGCAATGTGCGTATCAGGTATGACGGCGTCACACTTCTGTCGGACAGCGCCGTTTTCAGTGAAGAAGAGGGCGAAGCCATTGCCGAAGGCAACGTTGTCCTGGAAAAAGGGGAAGATACACTCCATGGTGACCGGGTCAGGCTGAATACGGTGACGGAGCAGGGAGAGGTGGCAAATGGCTATCTTTTTCTGAAGAAGCCTAATTTCCATATTCGTAGCGGCCTGATGAGCAAGGTGGGCACCGATGACTACCACATGGAGCGGGGTGCCTTCACCACCTGTGACGGCGATTCTCCCAGTTGGCATTTTACCGCCAGGAATCTGGATCTTACTCTGGAAGAATATGCGACCGGCAGCGATGTGCTTTTTTACGTGAAGGATGTTCCCCTCTTCTATCTTCCCTATTTTATTTTCCCCGTTAAAACCGAACGGCAGTCAGGATTTCTCTTTCCGCGCCTCGGCAATTCTACGAAAAAAGGATTTTATCTGGACATTCCCTTTTACTGGGCCATCACCCCGAGCCAGGATGCCACCCTCAATCTGGACATCCAAACCAAACGCGGGGTGGGTACCGGTATCGATTACCGCTACATGGCCAAGGGGGGAAGCGAAGGGTCAATTGCCGGCTACGGCATTTACGATACCTCCCAGTCAAGATTCCGCGGCGATATCCTTCAGCGGCATGTGGATGCCACTGCCGGTAGCCTCACCTTCAGGTCTGACATCAATCTGGTGAGTGACCGGGACTTTTACCGGGACTTTACCAACGATGCCGGGGAATATAACCGCCAGTACCTGGATTCAAGGGCGGCCTTGACAAAGCATTGGCAGGACCAGGTACTGAACGCGGAATTGGGCTATGTGCAAAACGTCGACATCGGCAGCAGCGACAAAACGACCCTGCAGAGGCTTCCCTCTGTTTCCTTTACGGCTGTCCGGCGCAAGATCGGCGACAGCCCCTTTTTCTTTTCACTGGATTCAAGCGCCGTAAATTTTTACCGCCCACAGGGAATTGAAGGGCAGCGCTTTACCGTGCACCCCACGGTTACCTCGTATTTTCAAGCGGGTTTCCTCGATCTATCGGCTTCTGCAGGCTACAGCCAGCGTCTTTACAATGCCTACGGCGGCGATTCGGGTAATGGTACCCATGGCGAAGGCGTTGCCGATGCCGGGCTGACCGTATCGAGCCGCTTCGCCAGGATATTCGATACCCGGATGCTGTCGATGCCCAAGGTGCGCCATCTGCTGATACCGGAGGTTGCCTATTCTTTCGTTCAGGAACGCAATCAGGATGAACTTCCCTTTTTCGACTATGACGACCGGATGCTGGGGCAGAATCTGGTCACCCTTTCATTGGCCAACTATGTCACCGGAAAATTCACCCAGGCCGACGGGTCTTCCCTTTATCGGGAAATCATGTTTTTGCGGCTGAGCCAAGGATACCAGGCTACCGGTTCCCGCCGCGACCTGCTGACCTTGGTGGACGAAGGGAGGTCGCTGACCGATCTCAGGATCCAGTCACGGCTGTCGCCCATGAACGGGCTGTCATTGGACCTTGACAGCCGTTTCAACACCTACCGGGGAAGCTTTTCCTCGACCATCCTTGCTGCCGGATACGATGGGGAAAACGGCAACAGGTTCGGGGTCGGCTATCGCTTTACCAGGGACTCGCTGGAGTACCTGGAAGGTACACTCGGCGTTGGTCTTGTAAAACCCTTTGTTTTCAATTACACTGGCCGCTATTCTTTCGACAAGGGTGATTTTCTTGAGTCTATCTACGCACTTGAATACAAGCATCAGTGCTGGGGAGTGACCTTGTCCTATCGTGACCGGCCGGATAATCGGGAATTCATGCTGACCTTCACCCTGGCCGGGGTGGGTGCCGTCGGTCCCCTGAAGACTTTCTAA
- the rfbB gene encoding dTDP-glucose 4,6-dehydratase — translation MSENFKPRAVLVTGGAGFIGSNFINSFMPANPGCRIINLDLLTYAGNLENLKEVENNHCYRFVKGDICDASLVARLLVEEKIDAVVHFAAESHVDRSITGPEVFVRTNVLGTQVLLEESRKHWQAKVVPQFRYLQVSTDEVYGSLGDTGFFTEETPLAPNSPYSASKTGADLLVRAYHETYGFPTLNTRCSNNYGPCHFPEKLIPLMIHNIMNRKPLPVYGDGLNVRDWLHVKDHSIAIETVLKTGRLGQVYNIGGNNEWKNIDIVNLVCDLLDGRLGRAEGENRQLITFVKDRPGHDRRYAIDASKMRRELGWEPSYTFERGIAETIDWYLANQDWVEEVTSGAYRDYYEKMYGGRG, via the coding sequence ATGTCGGAAAACTTTAAACCGCGTGCCGTTCTCGTCACCGGTGGCGCCGGGTTCATCGGCTCGAACTTCATCAACAGCTTTATGCCGGCCAATCCCGGTTGTCGGATCATCAATCTGGATCTTCTCACCTATGCGGGAAACCTGGAAAACCTGAAAGAGGTGGAAAATAACCACTGCTACCGCTTTGTCAAGGGCGATATCTGCGATGCTTCTCTGGTGGCAAGGTTGCTTGTAGAGGAAAAAATAGATGCGGTGGTGCACTTTGCCGCCGAATCCCATGTGGATCGTTCCATCACCGGTCCGGAAGTCTTCGTCCGCACCAACGTCCTGGGCACACAGGTGCTCCTGGAAGAGAGCCGCAAGCACTGGCAGGCCAAGGTCGTGCCGCAGTTTCGCTATCTTCAGGTCTCCACCGACGAGGTCTACGGTTCACTGGGAGATACCGGTTTTTTTACCGAGGAAACTCCCCTTGCCCCCAACTCTCCCTATTCGGCCAGCAAGACCGGTGCAGACCTCCTGGTCCGCGCTTACCACGAGACCTACGGTTTTCCTACCCTCAATACCCGCTGTTCAAATAATTACGGACCATGTCATTTCCCCGAGAAGCTGATACCCCTCATGATCCACAACATCATGAACAGAAAGCCGCTCCCCGTCTACGGCGATGGCCTCAATGTGCGGGATTGGCTCCATGTGAAGGACCACTCCATCGCCATCGAGACAGTACTGAAAACCGGCCGGCTCGGCCAGGTCTACAATATTGGCGGCAACAACGAATGGAAGAACATCGACATCGTCAACCTGGTCTGCGACCTGCTTGATGGCAGGCTCGGGCGTGCAGAAGGGGAAAACCGGCAGCTCATTACCTTCGTCAAGGACCGCCCCGGCCATGACCGCCGTTATGCCATCGACGCATCGAAAATGCGTCGGGAACTGGGGTGGGAACCATCCTATACCTTCGAGCGCGGCATTGCCGAGACCATCGACTGGTATCTGGCTAATCAGGACTGGGTCGAAGAGGTGACCTCCGGCGCTTATCGCGACTACTATGAAAAGATGTACGGGGGACGCGGATGA
- the rfbD gene encoding dTDP-4-dehydrorhamnose reductase, whose amino-acid sequence MILIVGAKGMLGQDLMALFGPGARGVDLEDIDITSLESVQKVLFTIRPRVVINAAAYTDVDGCETNQEPAMQVNGEGVAHLALATSEIGAKLVQVSTDYVFDGGKGSPYLEDEPTAPLSVYGESKLAGEMNARFNPDHVIVRTQWLYGINGKNFVETMLRLATEKRELAVVDDQIGSPTWTVDLALAIKALVEKDCRGIYHAANAGFCSWNEFARAIFAESGLDVTVNPMSTKDLGRPAPRPLYSTLDCGKLTRDTGFQPQPWREALKHYLKLRRL is encoded by the coding sequence ATGATACTCATTGTCGGTGCAAAAGGGATGCTGGGCCAGGATCTGATGGCGCTATTCGGTCCTGGGGCCCGTGGCGTGGACCTGGAAGATATCGATATCACGTCACTGGAATCGGTGCAGAAGGTTCTTTTTACCATCAGGCCACGGGTTGTGATAAATGCCGCAGCCTACACGGATGTGGACGGCTGTGAAACGAACCAGGAACCGGCCATGCAGGTAAATGGCGAAGGGGTCGCCCATTTAGCCCTGGCCACCAGCGAGATCGGCGCCAAACTGGTGCAGGTGAGTACCGACTATGTTTTTGACGGCGGTAAGGGGAGTCCTTATCTGGAGGATGAACCGACTGCGCCCCTGAGCGTCTATGGCGAATCAAAGCTGGCAGGGGAAATGAATGCCCGCTTCAACCCCGACCACGTTATCGTCAGGACCCAGTGGCTGTATGGCATAAACGGCAAGAACTTTGTCGAAACCATGTTGCGCCTGGCTACGGAGAAAAGGGAACTGGCGGTGGTCGATGACCAGATCGGTTCTCCAACCTGGACTGTCGATCTGGCCTTGGCCATCAAGGCGCTCGTCGAAAAAGATTGTCGTGGCATCTACCATGCGGCCAACGCCGGTTTCTGTTCCTGGAATGAATTTGCCCGCGCCATTTTTGCTGAGTCGGGCCTGGATGTCACTGTCAATCCCATGTCGACCAAGGATCTCGGACGACCGGCGCCGCGGCCGCTTTATTCCACCCTGGACTGCGGCAAGCTGACCCGTGACACCGGATTTCAGCCACAGCCGTGGCGAGAGGCGCTGAAGCATTATCTGAAACTGAGGAGGCTGTGA
- a CDS encoding cupin domain-containing protein: MEHGERPWGTYTVLEENKSYKIKRIEVKPGQRLSLQMHHHRSEHWIVVSGTAKITCNDREQIVNINESTFIPMGATHRLENPGLIPLTIIEVQSGEYLGEDDIVRFQDDYHRVDNGEETLP; the protein is encoded by the coding sequence ATGGAGCATGGCGAAAGACCTTGGGGAACCTACACCGTCCTTGAGGAAAACAAAAGCTACAAAATCAAGAGGATCGAGGTCAAGCCCGGCCAGCGCCTTTCCCTGCAGATGCACCATCACCGTAGCGAACACTGGATTGTCGTTTCGGGAACGGCAAAAATAACCTGCAACGACCGGGAACAGATCGTCAATATCAACGAATCCACCTTCATCCCCATGGGGGCAACCCATCGCCTGGAAAATCCCGGTTTGATACCATTGACCATTATTGAGGTCCAAAGTGGTGAATACCTTGGGGAGGATGATATCGTCCGCTTTCAAGATGATTATCACCGGGTGGATAATGGGGAAGAAACACTCCCCTGA
- a CDS encoding Na+/H+ antiporter NhaA yields MKKRLNMLREFSVPLLAGVVTALFWINLDPHGYHSFVHSPSIAGLSFHFITNDLFMVLFFAIAAVEITQSFHPGGDLNPLKKALNPLFATVGGVTGPIIAYFCINFLIGTPALRHGWGIPTATDIAFAWLAARLVFGKNHPVVSFLLLLAVADDAIGLAIIAIFYPDPHLPAAPHWLLLTAGGVLASLALRWAKIRNYWPYIIIGGGLSWAGLFNAHLHPALALVFIIPLLPHAARERKHIFEEDPDDLSTLARFEHDWKVFVDLGLFMFGLANAGVEFTAVGPATWIVLFSLIVGKTLGIFAFGTIAELFGYQLPKGMGRRELFLAGVIAGIGFTVALFVAGEAFVEPGAQGAAKMGAMLSILAAPLALLLSKLSKPSR; encoded by the coding sequence GTGAAGAAACGTCTAAACATGCTGCGCGAATTTTCGGTACCGCTTCTGGCCGGGGTCGTCACAGCCCTTTTCTGGATCAACCTCGACCCGCATGGCTATCACTCTTTTGTTCACTCCCCGTCCATTGCTGGGCTCAGTTTCCATTTCATCACCAATGATCTGTTCATGGTGCTGTTCTTTGCCATTGCAGCAGTGGAAATAACCCAGAGTTTTCATCCCGGGGGAGATCTCAACCCGCTGAAGAAGGCATTGAATCCGCTGTTTGCCACCGTTGGCGGTGTTACAGGTCCGATCATCGCTTACTTCTGCATCAATTTTCTGATTGGCACTCCCGCGCTACGCCATGGATGGGGAATTCCCACGGCGACCGATATTGCCTTCGCCTGGCTTGCCGCCCGCCTCGTTTTCGGCAAAAACCATCCGGTTGTTTCCTTTCTGCTGCTCTTAGCCGTTGCCGACGATGCCATCGGCTTGGCCATCATCGCTATATTTTATCCAGATCCACACCTGCCTGCCGCACCCCACTGGCTGCTGCTGACTGCAGGTGGGGTGTTGGCGTCGCTTGCCTTGCGCTGGGCCAAAATCAGGAATTACTGGCCCTATATCATTATCGGCGGCGGACTGAGCTGGGCCGGGCTGTTCAATGCCCATCTGCATCCTGCTCTGGCACTGGTCTTCATCATTCCGCTGTTACCCCACGCGGCACGGGAAAGAAAGCATATTTTCGAAGAGGATCCGGATGATCTGTCCACCCTCGCCAGGTTTGAACATGATTGGAAAGTGTTCGTCGATCTGGGGCTGTTCATGTTCGGCCTGGCCAATGCCGGAGTGGAATTTACCGCCGTTGGACCAGCCACCTGGATTGTCCTGTTTTCCCTCATTGTCGGTAAAACCCTGGGAATTTTCGCTTTCGGAACGATCGCGGAGCTATTCGGCTACCAGCTCCCCAAGGGGATGGGGCGGCGGGAGTTGTTTCTGGCCGGGGTCATTGCCGGGATCGGCTTTACCGTTGCGCTTTTCGTCGCCGGGGAGGCTTTCGTCGAGCCTGGTGCACAGGGTGCTGCAAAAATGGGTGCCATGTTAAGCATTCTTGCCGCGCCTTTGGCCCTGTTACTGTCAAAGC